One genomic region from Acaryochloris thomasi RCC1774 encodes:
- a CDS encoding DUF1824 family protein yields MTNALTLQQAHDLLVIFETESEPTPNLPETQAALCRVIDASDDQILGILASTFTQGISALNDYAKALGHSISQPLEPVEGPIYIKFNPQTNLCYCESYTGEHRGVLVSCQSAVEGGLNHMYGHLPLDLWA; encoded by the coding sequence ATGACCAATGCTCTGACCCTCCAGCAAGCCCACGATTTGCTGGTCATCTTTGAGACAGAATCAGAACCCACGCCCAACCTTCCAGAAACTCAGGCAGCCCTATGTCGGGTAATTGACGCCTCAGACGACCAAATTTTGGGTATTCTCGCCAGCACCTTTACTCAGGGAATCAGCGCCCTCAACGACTATGCCAAAGCCTTAGGGCACAGCATCTCTCAGCCGTTAGAGCCTGTCGAAGGCCCCATCTATATCAAATTCAACCCCCAAACCAATCTTTGCTATTGCGAAAGCTATACCGGCGAGCATCGCGGCGTTTTAGTGTCCTGCCAGTCCGCCGTTGAGGGAGGCCTTAATCATATGTACGGGCACCTGCCCCTCGACTTGTGGGCCTAG
- a CDS encoding WG repeat-containing protein, which yields MLSNSKLRLGLLGLVTTGSILIPATAQGQTSLPSLPPAPAMPAAPRPIAKSLFKALSEGKYGFVNTIGAFSIPPQFEEASDFSEGFAAVKSKGKWGYINRSGQWIAPPKYAQAEPFSEGLAAVALEEDVGYINTTGRLVIPYKYYIGGNFSEGLVRVLVDQKKYGYLNKAGQLAIPPQFDLAFDFVQGRARVFDQGLAGYIDTTGKFVIPANFLDGSDFAEGTAAVETREKWQFITLAGQLALPNQFDKAWAFSEGLALVRSGFKYGFIDPAGQYVIQPQFDRAGHFSEGLAWVTVGEKHGFINQQGRMVVPVLYDDARSFDGGLAWVRYGEREGYINPQGKGVWIGSP from the coding sequence ATGCTGTCTAACTCAAAATTGCGCTTAGGGCTACTGGGACTTGTCACCACCGGTAGCATCCTGATTCCCGCTACGGCTCAGGGGCAGACGTCTCTGCCATCGCTGCCCCCGGCCCCAGCAATGCCCGCCGCGCCACGCCCCATTGCGAAATCTTTGTTCAAGGCTTTGAGCGAAGGCAAGTATGGTTTTGTCAACACGATCGGGGCTTTTTCCATCCCTCCCCAATTTGAGGAGGCAAGCGACTTCTCGGAGGGATTTGCGGCGGTGAAGAGCAAGGGTAAGTGGGGATATATCAACCGCAGTGGTCAGTGGATTGCCCCGCCAAAGTATGCGCAGGCTGAGCCGTTCTCTGAAGGGCTGGCAGCAGTGGCGCTAGAAGAAGATGTCGGTTATATCAACACCACCGGACGGCTTGTGATTCCATACAAGTACTACATCGGGGGCAACTTCTCCGAGGGACTGGTGCGCGTTTTGGTTGACCAAAAGAAGTACGGCTACCTGAATAAAGCAGGGCAGCTCGCGATTCCGCCGCAGTTTGATCTGGCCTTTGATTTTGTCCAGGGCCGTGCTCGGGTGTTTGATCAGGGGCTGGCTGGCTACATTGACACCACCGGCAAATTTGTGATTCCCGCTAACTTTTTGGATGGGTCTGATTTTGCTGAGGGCACAGCGGCAGTGGAAACCCGTGAAAAATGGCAATTCATCACGCTGGCAGGGCAGTTGGCGTTGCCCAATCAGTTTGATAAAGCTTGGGCATTTTCTGAGGGGCTGGCCCTCGTTCGTTCTGGCTTCAAGTATGGATTCATTGATCCTGCTGGTCAGTACGTCATTCAACCGCAATTTGACAGGGCCGGACATTTCTCAGAGGGACTGGCCTGGGTCACTGTGGGGGAAAAGCACGGCTTTATCAATCAGCAGGGCCGTATGGTGGTGCCTGTTTTATACGACGATGCTCGTTCCTTTGACGGGGGGCTAGCCTGGGTCCGCTATGGAGAACGGGAAGGATATATCAATCCGCAGGGAAAAGGGGTTTGGATTGGGTCACCCTAA
- the purC gene encoding phosphoribosylaminoimidazolesuccinocarboxamide synthase — MSAAEILYEGKAKIVYKTDDPNILLAHFKDDATAYNAQKKGQIVGKGKMNCTIAAHLFQMLETAGIATHFISQTAEDDMQVRAVKIIPLEVVVRNIAAGSLCQQTGLELGTVLKKPLVDFHYKNDALGDPLLTHARILLMEVVTETQLNQLIERALQINQILANFFEKCQITLVDFKLEFGCDADQVLLLADEISPDTCRLWQKGESDPSRRVMDKDRFRRDLGDIENAYAQVMKRVLAQSA, encoded by the coding sequence ATGTCTGCTGCTGAGATCCTCTACGAAGGCAAAGCCAAGATTGTCTACAAGACCGACGATCCCAACATTTTGCTGGCTCACTTTAAAGATGATGCAACTGCCTACAATGCCCAGAAAAAGGGTCAGATTGTCGGCAAAGGCAAAATGAACTGCACCATTGCCGCTCATTTATTCCAGATGCTAGAGACCGCAGGCATCGCAACCCACTTCATCTCTCAAACAGCAGAGGACGATATGCAGGTCCGGGCGGTGAAAATTATCCCGCTAGAAGTTGTCGTCAGGAACATTGCTGCCGGCAGTCTCTGTCAACAGACAGGATTGGAACTCGGAACGGTTTTGAAAAAGCCACTGGTCGATTTTCACTATAAGAATGATGCCTTAGGCGATCCTCTGCTGACGCACGCACGCATCCTGCTGATGGAAGTTGTGACCGAAACACAGCTCAACCAGCTTATTGAGCGTGCACTTCAGATCAATCAAATTTTGGCTAACTTCTTCGAGAAGTGCCAAATCACTCTAGTGGACTTCAAGCTAGAGTTTGGCTGTGATGCCGATCAGGTGTTGCTGTTAGCCGATGAAATTAGCCCCGATACCTGTCGCCTTTGGCAGAAAGGAGAGAGTGATCCTAGCCGACGGGTCATGGATAAAGATCGGTTTCGACGCGATTTAGGCGATATTGAAAACGCCTACGCTCAAGTAATGAAGAGGGTTTTAGCGCAGTCGGCATAG
- a CDS encoding inositol monophosphatase family protein gives MPASFWSQVIEFSHEITQRVGAQLLLEYGQVQATAKDDGSLVTRCDRWADQEIGDAIATTFPDHGLLTEEGTHQFPDRDWCWIIDPIDGTTNFTRGIPIWAISLGLLYKGTPVFGYVHLPPLNQTFHGFWNAPDHTNSAFLNNAPIQTRTDAPAPNQFFSFCARSTDILKQPFPCKVRMLGSAAYNVLTVAAGMTLGAIEATPKIWDIAAVWPIVQAAGGAWQALEPHPIFPLQVGQSYGNRPYPTLVVSQAQWLSEFLPLVQCVSSNL, from the coding sequence ATGCCCGCTTCTTTCTGGTCTCAGGTCATCGAATTCTCACATGAGATTACTCAACGCGTGGGAGCACAGCTCCTGCTGGAATACGGTCAGGTGCAGGCCACGGCAAAGGATGATGGAAGCTTGGTGACCCGCTGCGATCGATGGGCGGATCAAGAGATTGGAGATGCGATCGCAACCACCTTCCCCGACCACGGCCTCCTCACTGAAGAGGGCACCCACCAGTTCCCCGATCGCGACTGGTGCTGGATCATCGACCCCATTGACGGCACCACCAACTTCACGCGGGGCATCCCCATCTGGGCAATTTCCCTGGGGCTGCTTTACAAAGGCACCCCCGTCTTCGGCTATGTCCATCTGCCCCCCTTAAATCAAACCTTTCACGGCTTCTGGAATGCCCCTGACCACACCAACAGCGCCTTCTTAAACAATGCTCCCATCCAAACCCGGACCGACGCTCCGGCCCCCAACCAATTTTTTAGCTTTTGCGCCCGCAGCACCGACATCCTAAAGCAGCCCTTCCCCTGCAAAGTTCGGATGCTGGGATCAGCCGCCTACAACGTCCTTACCGTAGCGGCGGGGATGACCCTCGGTGCCATCGAAGCCACCCCCAAAATTTGGGATATTGCGGCGGTGTGGCCCATCGTTCAAGCCGCTGGCGGCGCATGGCAGGCGCTGGAGCCTCATCCCATCTTTCCGCTGCAGGTGGGGCAAAGCTACGGCAATCGTCCTTACCCAACCCTAGTGGTGAGTCAAGCCCAGTGGCTCTCAGAATTTTTGCCCCTTGTTCAATGCGTGAGTTCAAATCTATGA
- a CDS encoding DUF429 domain-containing protein — MRFLGVDLGWVSGATGLCCLEWRSNRLHLLALDCLQPMPEILAWVDDWVPPDASGMVAVDAPTQITNPVGMRGCDRKAHKYFGRYHAGCYPANLNSSFAERTTGFSQSLCDRGFNHAPGIVPQQLDRYQIEVYPHAAMIGLFDLPQILKYKKGKIAERRAELDRLRHLILMRLPEQEPPLTVEQLPELPTKGTDLKAVEDQLDSLICAYIAAYWWYWGHQRNLVLADLELSEVRASRDLRTKITSGYIVIPYPQGNPELLD; from the coding sequence ATGCGATTTCTCGGGGTTGATTTGGGTTGGGTGTCAGGGGCGACGGGACTATGTTGCCTAGAGTGGCGCAGCAATCGCCTTCATCTGCTTGCTCTTGACTGCCTACAACCCATGCCTGAGATTCTCGCTTGGGTCGATGACTGGGTTCCACCGGATGCTTCTGGAATGGTGGCGGTGGATGCCCCGACTCAGATTACGAATCCAGTGGGAATGCGGGGATGCGATCGCAAAGCCCACAAATACTTTGGTCGCTACCATGCGGGCTGTTATCCTGCAAACCTCAACTCCTCTTTTGCTGAGCGCACCACTGGTTTCAGTCAGTCCCTTTGCGATCGCGGATTCAATCACGCTCCGGGAATCGTGCCACAGCAATTGGACCGCTATCAAATTGAGGTGTATCCCCACGCCGCCATGATTGGCCTTTTCGATCTGCCCCAAATTCTGAAATACAAAAAAGGAAAGATTGCCGAGCGCCGTGCTGAACTCGACCGCCTCCGCCATTTGATTCTGATGCGTTTGCCTGAGCAGGAACCGCCTCTTACTGTTGAACAGCTTCCCGAACTTCCGACTAAAGGAACCGATTTAAAAGCCGTTGAAGATCAGCTCGATAGCTTAATCTGTGCCTACATCGCAGCTTACTGGTGGTATTGGGGGCATCAGCGAAATTTAGTATTGGCGGACCTAGAGCTTTCAGAGGTCCGAGCCAGCCGCGACCTCCGTACAAAAATTACTTCGGGGTATATCGTGATTCCCTACCCGCAGGGCAACCCGGAATTGTTAGACTGA
- a CDS encoding SLC13 family permease — MENILLTFVVTGLALLCFIFEWLSPDLTALSVMVVLMMLRLVTPEEGISGFSNPATVTVMAMFILSSGIARTGAIQMASELLLKWGGKKPSQQMLALGAVIGPFTAIINNVAIVSVFLPVVEDWSRKQNISVSRLMIPLSYITILGGMITVLGTSTNVLASGLSAELGYGPFNIFQFTALSLLTFSAGLLYMATIGHRLLPNRRVVSDDLSQGYGLKDYVSEVVITPRSTLAGQTVRSSQLQRSYDIDVLEIIRDDNHFPPPLADKPLEVGDILLVRGGRDDLLKIREGQGLEILPDVQFGQKSWQADLNAGQEGAAEAMVLADSRLIGSTLKDLRFRQRYNCTVLALRRGQELVRDRLGRVPLRFGDLLLVQGPNQSLLGLQTSQDLLVMERREVENMRRDRAGVAIAITVLVVCIAAFNLFPIQVTALGGVVLMVLTGCLKAGELYRAIRWDVVFLLAGLIPLGIAMKNSGATQILANQLIRFGGEFSGYWILTFFFVITALLTELLSNNATVLLMLPVAVQVAQELDYNPFAFMLVVTFAASNSFMTPIGYQTNTMVYGAGGYRFLDFVRVGGPLSILMGLITPPLIILLYGL; from the coding sequence ATGGAGAACATCCTACTTACCTTTGTGGTCACCGGACTGGCCCTGCTTTGCTTTATCTTCGAGTGGTTATCTCCTGATTTGACGGCCCTCTCTGTGATGGTGGTGCTGATGATGCTGCGGCTGGTCACCCCCGAAGAAGGCATTTCTGGCTTTAGCAACCCCGCCACCGTCACGGTGATGGCGATGTTTATTTTAAGCTCCGGCATTGCCCGAACCGGCGCGATTCAAATGGCCAGTGAGCTGTTGCTGAAGTGGGGCGGCAAAAAACCCTCACAGCAGATGTTGGCCCTGGGTGCCGTCATTGGACCTTTCACCGCCATCATTAATAACGTTGCCATTGTCTCGGTTTTCTTACCCGTGGTTGAAGACTGGAGCCGCAAGCAGAATATCTCGGTCTCCAGGCTGATGATTCCCCTCTCTTACATCACGATTTTGGGGGGCATGATCACGGTGTTGGGAACCTCTACCAATGTACTAGCCAGTGGTCTATCGGCAGAGTTAGGCTACGGTCCCTTTAATATTTTTCAGTTTACGGCCCTCAGCCTGCTGACCTTCTCGGCAGGGCTACTATACATGGCAACCATTGGTCATCGTCTGCTGCCCAATCGCAGAGTCGTATCTGATGACCTCAGCCAGGGCTACGGCCTCAAGGACTATGTAAGTGAGGTGGTGATTACGCCGCGTTCAACCTTGGCGGGGCAAACGGTTCGATCTAGTCAGCTCCAGCGATCCTACGATATTGACGTTCTGGAGATTATTCGTGATGACAACCACTTCCCACCGCCGCTCGCGGATAAGCCCCTAGAGGTCGGGGATATTTTGCTGGTGCGGGGCGGACGTGACGATTTGCTCAAGATTCGGGAGGGACAAGGGCTAGAAATTCTTCCAGATGTGCAGTTTGGGCAGAAATCTTGGCAGGCCGATCTCAATGCAGGTCAGGAAGGGGCGGCGGAGGCGATGGTGCTGGCCGATTCCCGCCTGATCGGTTCAACGCTTAAGGATCTCAGGTTTCGCCAGCGCTACAACTGTACGGTGCTGGCGCTACGACGGGGTCAAGAGCTGGTGCGCGATCGCTTGGGTAGAGTTCCGTTGCGATTTGGCGATTTGTTGCTGGTGCAGGGGCCCAACCAGAGTCTATTAGGTTTGCAGACCAGTCAAGATTTGCTGGTGATGGAGCGGCGCGAGGTGGAAAATATGCGCCGTGACCGAGCTGGGGTTGCGATCGCAATTACAGTCCTAGTCGTCTGCATCGCCGCCTTCAATTTATTCCCCATTCAGGTGACAGCCTTGGGCGGCGTCGTGCTGATGGTCCTCACCGGCTGCCTGAAAGCAGGTGAACTTTACCGCGCAATCCGCTGGGACGTTGTGTTTTTGCTGGCGGGCCTGATCCCGCTGGGGATCGCCATGAAAAATTCTGGAGCAACGCAGATCCTAGCCAATCAACTCATTCGCTTTGGTGGTGAGTTCTCCGGCTACTGGATTTTGACCTTCTTTTTTGTGATTACGGCACTGCTCACCGAGCTGCTGTCCAACAACGCCACCGTTCTCTTGATGCTTCCCGTTGCCGTGCAGGTGGCCCAAGAACTGGACTACAACCCCTTTGCCTTCATGCTAGTGGTCACCTTTGCCGCGTCTAACAGCTTCATGACCCCAATCGGGTATCAGACCAACACGATGGTTTATGGCGCAGGAGGCTATCGGTTTCTTGACTTCGTGCGCGTGGGGGGACCGCTCAGCATACTGATGGGACTGATCACCCCGCCTTTAATTATCTTGCTCTATGGACTTTAG
- a CDS encoding TldD/PmbA family protein, translating into MPNITELAAIATQKAQSLGIKKFDIYGSTVDEASVQVDHGDPKQVKASNRASVMVRVWNDDNTMGVTTTTDVEPSGLEAALELAQEASHFGAKENVADFSPAAQDPLPEVTHQKVPQSDIPTLLEHLKGAEKQLLEAHPAINGVPYNGLAQRDTARFYLNSAGAMRQEARSLSSVYLYSKAEQEGKRPRSAGAFRVSADLAELDIQGCLDETVEKTVSHLDYDKIETGKYRVVFSPEAFLSLLGAFSNLYNAQSILDKRSLSTEDSLGTELASPLLSVTDDVLHAGNIGKTAFDDEGTPTRPVTLIENGILKSFLHSAGTAKRMNAQPTGHANIGAKVTVGPHFYHVSPGAPAEQTYSLENAENVVYIDDLQALHAGVKALQGAFSLPFDGWLVNKGKRVSIESATVAGDFRELLKAIIYVEPEAKVMPGGVCPHVWVDGLSITGE; encoded by the coding sequence GTGCCTAACATTACAGAACTAGCTGCGATCGCAACCCAAAAAGCCCAATCCCTGGGCATCAAAAAATTTGATATCTACGGCTCCACCGTTGATGAAGCCAGCGTTCAGGTTGATCACGGCGACCCTAAGCAGGTCAAAGCTTCCAACCGAGCCAGCGTCATGGTGCGCGTCTGGAATGACGACAACACAATGGGCGTCACCACCACCACTGACGTTGAACCCTCGGGCTTAGAGGCTGCGCTCGAACTGGCCCAGGAAGCCAGTCATTTTGGCGCTAAAGAGAACGTTGCTGACTTCAGCCCTGCCGCCCAGGATCCCCTGCCAGAGGTGACCCACCAGAAGGTGCCTCAGTCTGATATCCCAACTTTGCTAGAGCATCTGAAAGGGGCTGAAAAGCAGCTTCTTGAAGCCCACCCTGCAATTAACGGTGTGCCCTACAACGGTCTAGCGCAGAGGGATACAGCACGGTTTTACCTCAACAGTGCCGGAGCCATGCGACAGGAAGCGCGATCGCTCAGTTCCGTCTATCTCTACAGCAAGGCAGAGCAAGAAGGAAAGCGCCCTCGCAGCGCTGGAGCCTTCCGGGTGAGTGCAGATCTTGCCGAATTGGATATTCAGGGTTGTCTTGACGAGACCGTCGAAAAGACCGTCAGCCATCTAGATTATGACAAGATTGAGACTGGCAAATACAGAGTGGTCTTTTCGCCAGAAGCCTTCCTGAGCCTGCTCGGAGCTTTCTCTAATCTCTACAACGCCCAAAGCATTTTAGATAAGCGGAGTCTATCTACAGAAGACTCGTTGGGGACTGAACTCGCCTCACCGCTCCTATCCGTCACCGACGACGTGCTGCACGCGGGCAACATCGGCAAAACAGCCTTTGATGACGAAGGGACACCGACGCGGCCCGTCACACTGATCGAAAACGGCATTCTCAAAAGCTTTCTGCACAGTGCAGGCACCGCGAAGCGAATGAACGCTCAGCCTACGGGTCATGCCAATATTGGCGCTAAGGTCACCGTTGGACCGCACTTCTATCACGTCTCTCCTGGCGCACCGGCAGAGCAAACCTACAGCTTAGAAAATGCCGAAAACGTCGTATACATTGATGATCTGCAGGCTCTTCATGCTGGAGTCAAAGCCTTGCAAGGTGCTTTCTCACTGCCCTTTGACGGCTGGTTAGTGAATAAAGGCAAGCGCGTCAGCATTGAATCCGCTACCGTGGCCGGTGACTTCCGTGAGCTGTTGAAAGCCATCATCTATGTGGAACCGGAGGCCAAGGTGATGCCCGGTGGCGTCTGTCCTCATGTGTGGGTTGACGGACTATCGATTACAGGTGAGTAG
- a CDS encoding EAL domain-containing protein, which produces MGICGQSNSSSLRCLSGRNVRERSPQEQNFSLELQIQAEREQLLAAMALRIRQSLNPSDILEATVSEVRRFLEVERAIVYRFNADWSGVVVAESASEHLPSLRGRRIQDHCFAQDWTSRYINGRVQATPDIHTAEDLSPCHIALLTSLNVRANLVVPIILETQESGSSLDRAFRIEQQTEPTKRLWGLLSVQQASTPHQWQIAEIDIVEKLAVQVAIALQQAKLYTDAQAEIIRRQQAEAKVLRIKARLEEQVYQQTAQLEATNRELKREIVEREQLEADLFREKELAQITLESIGDAVITTDLTGNVQYLNPVAEKLLGWSKAEIKGQAFTDIFQIVHEQTRQPVINPVEQVLKENKICYLADHTVLISRDGTEYGIDDSAAPIRDRNGQLIGAVVVFHDATQSRQLTQKLSWQASHDPLTGLVNRRAFKQRVTHLLATQANQEHALFYLDLDQFKVVNDTCGHSAGDQLLRQITRVMQQRVRSTDTLARLGGDEFGLLLEGCSLKQATALAESLRAMIEAFRFNWEDKTFNVGVSIGVVGIDHNNQNLATILSAADAACYMAKSKGRNRVHVCQRHDVELAEQRGQMQWVSRLHQALEQNHFRLYAQEIVPLHHSSLAHHCEILLRLSDVQGDVITPVAFLPAAERYDLMPAIDRWVVHNFCVQYQQMAQKRTSSASPALYNINLSGASIKNDSFLSFIKAQLLRYQVPPEQICFEITETIAISNLKQAVEFMQDLKQFGCRFALDDFGSGMSSLTYLKTLPVDYLKIDGSFVKKLASNQTDVAIVECFNHLSHRLGIQTIAECVEDQQTIKQLKLIGIDFAQGYSIVKPHLL; this is translated from the coding sequence ATGGGTATTTGTGGGCAAAGCAACTCTAGCTCCCTTCGTTGTCTCTCTGGCCGTAACGTGAGGGAGCGTTCCCCTCAAGAGCAGAATTTTTCGCTAGAGCTACAGATACAGGCTGAGCGCGAGCAGCTACTGGCAGCTATGGCCCTACGTATTCGTCAATCGTTGAACCCCTCCGACATTCTTGAAGCAACGGTATCAGAGGTTCGCAGATTCCTTGAAGTTGAGCGGGCCATCGTTTATCGCTTTAACGCAGACTGGAGTGGTGTTGTCGTCGCCGAATCTGCCTCAGAACATTTGCCCTCTCTGCGAGGCCGCAGAATTCAGGACCACTGCTTTGCCCAAGACTGGACCTCTCGGTACATCAACGGTCGGGTACAGGCCACCCCTGACATCCATACAGCCGAAGATTTATCACCCTGCCATATTGCCCTACTGACGTCCCTCAACGTTAGAGCGAACTTAGTCGTTCCGATTATTCTAGAAACACAAGAGTCTGGTTCTTCTCTTGATAGAGCGTTTCGGATTGAGCAGCAGACAGAGCCAACAAAACGGCTCTGGGGTCTGTTGTCAGTTCAGCAAGCCTCGACACCTCACCAATGGCAAATCGCTGAGATTGACATCGTCGAGAAATTAGCCGTGCAGGTCGCCATTGCCCTGCAGCAGGCAAAGTTGTATACAGACGCCCAGGCAGAAATCATACGCCGGCAGCAGGCCGAGGCGAAGGTGCTGCGGATCAAAGCTCGACTAGAGGAGCAGGTTTATCAACAAACCGCTCAGTTAGAGGCTACAAACCGCGAACTCAAGCGTGAAATCGTAGAGCGGGAACAGCTAGAAGCCGATTTATTTCGAGAGAAAGAACTCGCCCAAATTACCTTAGAGTCCATTGGCGATGCGGTGATCACCACCGATTTGACGGGCAACGTCCAGTATCTCAATCCAGTGGCTGAAAAGCTGTTGGGGTGGTCGAAGGCTGAAATCAAGGGTCAGGCTTTCACCGACATCTTTCAAATTGTGCATGAGCAAACCCGTCAACCCGTTATCAATCCCGTCGAACAGGTTTTAAAGGAAAACAAAATTTGCTATCTGGCAGATCACACGGTCCTCATTTCCCGCGATGGCACTGAATATGGCATTGACGATTCAGCCGCCCCCATTCGAGATCGCAACGGGCAGCTCATCGGTGCCGTAGTCGTCTTCCACGACGCCACCCAATCTCGTCAACTCACCCAAAAGCTATCCTGGCAGGCCAGCCACGATCCGCTGACCGGCTTAGTCAACCGACGCGCCTTTAAGCAGCGGGTCACCCACCTGCTCGCCACCCAAGCAAATCAGGAGCACGCCCTGTTTTACCTCGACCTAGATCAGTTCAAAGTGGTGAATGATACCTGTGGCCACAGTGCCGGAGATCAGCTCCTGCGCCAGATCACCCGCGTCATGCAGCAGCGCGTGCGCTCCACCGATACCCTTGCTCGTTTGGGCGGCGATGAATTCGGCTTACTACTAGAGGGATGCTCACTCAAGCAGGCCACAGCCCTCGCTGAGTCCTTGCGGGCCATGATTGAAGCCTTCCGTTTTAACTGGGAAGACAAAACCTTTAATGTCGGCGTCAGCATCGGGGTCGTCGGTATCGATCACAATAATCAGAACTTAGCCACCATTCTCAGTGCTGCCGATGCAGCTTGCTACATGGCTAAATCCAAGGGCCGCAACCGCGTCCATGTTTGTCAGCGTCACGATGTCGAGCTGGCAGAGCAGCGGGGCCAGATGCAATGGGTCTCACGGCTCCATCAAGCCCTGGAACAGAATCATTTCCGCCTCTATGCCCAAGAGATTGTGCCCCTGCATCACTCTTCTTTAGCGCATCACTGTGAAATCTTGCTGAGGTTGTCCGATGTCCAGGGTGATGTGATCACGCCCGTCGCCTTTTTGCCTGCCGCAGAACGCTACGACCTAATGCCTGCAATCGATCGCTGGGTCGTCCACAACTTTTGTGTCCAGTATCAGCAGATGGCTCAGAAAAGAACAAGCTCCGCTTCTCCAGCTCTGTACAACATCAATCTGTCTGGGGCGAGTATCAAAAACGACAGCTTTCTCAGCTTCATCAAAGCGCAACTACTCAGATATCAGGTGCCACCGGAGCAAATCTGCTTTGAAATTACGGAAACGATAGCGATCTCAAATCTCAAGCAGGCCGTAGAGTTCATGCAAGACCTAAAGCAGTTTGGATGTCGTTTTGCTCTAGATGATTTCGGCAGTGGAATGAGTTCGTTAACCTATCTCAAGACATTGCCCGTCGACTACCTCAAAATTGACGGAAGCTTCGTTAAAAAGCTGGCTAGCAACCAAACAGACGTCGCTATTGTGGAATGCTTTAACCACCTCAGCCATCGACTGGGGATTCAGACCATTGCTGAATGTGTTGAAGACCAACAAACTATTAAACAGCTAAAGCTGATCGGGATTGATTTTGCCCAAGGCTATAGCATTGTCAAGCCTCATCTTCTATAG
- a CDS encoding TldD/PmbA family protein, with protein MPSTTLLTKELPELQYEAQRDRFDESWRAPLSTLLGLGRAAGADFVEFFLERVNYISCLAEDDGIGSVSPRLVTGAGVRVFRGTADCYVSTNDLTFTGLKSALEKALGIMGLSLPSPSAFIPEINLELFRDYATIGDKNNWLKECSSMQEMGDVLLAANGKLAQVADHVASRRAAYFRDWQEVLVAASDGVFARDIRLTQSVGYSLLCEEGSDRASINKRVGATNNPNFLRTWQYGDDAQEVAESAGNMLHADYVESGNYPVVMANEFGGVIFHEACGHLLETTQIERKTSPFSEKKGEKIAHENLTAWDEGLSANAFGTIDMDDEGMPVQRTLLIENGILKNFLSDRAGCMRTGHPRTGSGRRQGYTYAAASRMRNTYIAPGEFTNEDIFGSIEKGIYCKKMGGGSVGPTGEFNFSVDEAYQIENGKVTKPLKGATLIGEAKDIMQRISMSSQDLGLAAGFCGSISGSIYVTVGQPHIKVDEITVGGR; from the coding sequence ATGCCCTCAACAACCTTGCTGACCAAAGAACTCCCCGAGCTTCAGTACGAGGCTCAGCGCGATCGTTTCGACGAAAGCTGGCGTGCCCCTCTCTCCACATTGCTCGGCTTAGGACGTGCAGCAGGCGCAGACTTCGTAGAGTTCTTTCTAGAGCGGGTCAATTATATTAGCTGCCTCGCCGAAGATGACGGCATTGGTAGTGTTTCTCCGCGTTTAGTGACGGGGGCAGGCGTTCGCGTCTTTCGCGGTACCGCAGACTGCTACGTCAGCACCAATGATCTGACGTTCACGGGGCTGAAATCCGCCTTGGAAAAAGCTTTAGGCATTATGGGGCTGAGCTTGCCCAGCCCGAGCGCTTTTATCCCCGAGATTAATCTAGAGCTGTTCCGGGACTACGCCACCATTGGCGATAAAAATAACTGGCTGAAAGAATGCAGCTCCATGCAAGAAATGGGCGACGTCCTCCTCGCTGCCAATGGCAAGCTAGCGCAGGTTGCAGATCATGTCGCCTCCCGTCGTGCCGCCTATTTCCGAGATTGGCAAGAGGTTTTGGTTGCCGCTAGTGATGGCGTTTTTGCCCGCGATATCCGCCTCACTCAATCTGTGGGCTACAGCCTGCTGTGTGAAGAAGGAAGCGATCGCGCCTCCATCAACAAACGAGTCGGGGCTACCAATAATCCCAATTTTCTACGCACTTGGCAGTACGGTGACGATGCTCAAGAGGTCGCAGAATCTGCGGGTAATATGCTCCATGCAGACTACGTAGAGTCGGGAAATTACCCTGTGGTGATGGCTAATGAATTCGGGGGCGTCATTTTCCATGAAGCTTGCGGTCACCTCTTAGAAACCACTCAAATTGAGCGCAAGACTAGCCCTTTCTCTGAGAAGAAGGGCGAGAAAATTGCCCACGAGAACCTAACCGCTTGGGATGAAGGACTTTCCGCCAATGCCTTTGGCACCATTGATATGGATGATGAGGGAATGCCGGTTCAGCGAACGCTTCTGATTGAAAACGGTATCTTAAAGAACTTCCTTTCTGACCGCGCAGGCTGCATGAGAACCGGACATCCCCGCACAGGCAGCGGTCGTCGCCAGGGCTATACCTACGCCGCCGCTAGTCGAATGCGGAATACCTACATTGCGCCGGGCGAGTTCACGAACGAAGACATCTTTGGCTCTATTGAAAAGGGGATCTATTGCAAGAAGATGGGGGGCGGTAGCGTCGGTCCCACTGGAGAATTTAACTTCTCAGTGGACGAAGCTTATCAAATTGAAAACGGCAAAGTTACCAAGCCTCTTAAAGGTGCCACTTTGATTGGTGAGGCTAAGGACATCATGCAGAGAATTTCGATGAGTTCTCAAGATTTGGGTTTAGCAGCCGGTTTCTGCGGCTCCATTAGCGGCAGCATTTATGTCACCGTCGGTCAGCCCCACATCAAAGTCGATGAGATTACGGTTGGCGGTCGTTAG